Below is a genomic region from Ammonifex degensii KC4.
TGGCCTGGTCTCTATTCTGGAAGGGCTGGGCCCTCTGGCGGTCAGCACGCAACGATCAGCGAGGCTGGTTTATAATACTTCTTCTGGTAAATACTGTAGGTGTACTGGACATAATCTACCTTTTGACCTGGGGAAGACGGCGCCCGGTCTGGGGCAGAAGATGGTGGTAAGAAGGTAAAGGGGTAGGGAGGAAGCCACCTGCTGGCGTAATCGTAGCTGCGCCCGGCTACCCGCCCCTTGCTTAGATGCGGGTTTTATCGCTCCTCCGAGCTTCGGCTATTTTTCTCCCGTTAAACTTTTTTGTTGACAAGCAGATACTCCTCAAACTATAATCAAGTTAGCTTATTCTAACAAGGGGGCTTGAAACCATGGAGGCCACCTACACCCCGGCCGCGGAAGATTACCTGGAGACCTTTTACCTTCTCTCCCTGCGCAAGAAGGTGGTACGGGTAAAGGATGTGGCTGCCCACCTGGGGGTGAAGATGCCTTCGGTGGTGACGGCGGTGAAAGCTCTGGCAGAGAAGGGCCTGGTGCAACAGGAGCGGTACGGCTATATCGAACTTACTCCCAAGGGTTTGGTCGTAGCCCGGGAAGTCTACGAGCGGCATAAGACCTGGTACTCTTTTCTTACGGACATCTTGGGGTTGGATCCCGCCACGGCGGAAAGGGATGCCTGCAAGCTAGAGCACCACGTTTCTTCCTCGACCCTGGAGCGCCTGGGGAAGCTGGTTAGTTTCGTGCGGGAGTGCCCCCACGGCAGCCGGTTCATCGCCAACTTCCAAGAATTTTCTTCTTCAGGGGAGCGCCCCAATTTCTGCCCTGGTTGTGGCACGGGCCAGAAACTCCTTTCGGAGCTGAAAGCGGGGGAAAAGGCCCGGGTGGTCAGGGTAGGGGGGCAGGACATGCTCAGAAAGAGACTTCTGGGTATGGGTCTCACCCCGGGCGAGGAACTGGTCGTCAAGCGGATAGCTCCTTTGGGCGATCCCATAGACATCCAGGTGCGTAATTACGACCTCTCTCTCCGCAAGGAGGAAGCCAGAGTCGTGGTAGTGGAGGTGATCTAAGATGTTTCCCCTGACGGCGAGCCTTCCGGGCAGCCGGGTGCGGATATTGCAGGTTCTGGGAGGGAGAGGGATGCAGCAGCGCCTCTGGCACATGGGCCTGAGGCCGGGTACTGAGCTGCGCGTGATAGCCAACGCCGGCGGTGGACCGGTTCTGGTGGCCGCCAACGGCGGGGCGCGCTTCGGGCTGGGCTGGGGCATGGCCCAGCGCATCCTAGTAGAAGAGGTAAGGGAGGCGGCGGTGCATGAGTAAGAGCGCCGGAGTAGTGGCTCTGGCTGGTAACCCTAACGTGGGCAAGACCTGCATCTTCAACGCCCTCACGGGTTTGCGCCAGAAGGTGGGCAACTGGCCGGGGGTGACGGTGGAGAAAAAAGAAGGAGTGTTTCTGGTCGATGGCCAGGAAGTTATGGTGGTCGATCTCCCCGGCATTTACGGCCTCACTCCTTATTCAATCGACGAGAAAATAGCGCGGGACTTCCTGCTGAAGGAAAAACCTGGAGCTGTGGTGGCGGTGGTGGACACCACCAATTTGGAGCGCAACCTCTACCTGGTGGTAGAGTTGCTGGAGCTCGGTGCCAACTTGGTGCTGGATCTCAACATGATCGACCGGGTGGAAGGCCAGGGAATAAGGATCGACAAGGAAAAGCTGAGCCGGGGTCTGGGCGGCGTTCCCGTCGTGGAAACGGCGGCCCATAAAGGTTTCGGCGTCGAGGCTCTGAAAAAAGTCGTGCTGGAAGCTATACAAAAAGGTAAACGAGAGGAGTTTAAGGTGGATTACGGCAGCGAGGCCGAGACGGCGATCGGCGAGCTGGCGGGGCTCCTGGAAGACAAGGTGGCTTCTCTGGGCTTTTCTCCCCGCTGGACGGCGATCAAACTCCTGGAAGGTGACCCCGAGGTGCAGGAGTTGGTCAAGCAGCAGGGCGGGGAGGAGATACTGAAAATGGCCCGGCAGCTGGCCGTCTCGCTGGAGAAGAAGCTGGGTTCCGATCCGGAAACTTTCTTTGCCGAGCGCCGCTACGGTTTCATCCGCGGCCTGGTGCGGCAGGCGGTCGCGGCTACCGAGAAAGACCTGGCAGCGCGGCTCACCCTCTCCGACAGGCTCGACCGTATTTTAACTTCCCGCGTGTTAGGAATTCCTATCTTTCTTCTGCTGATGTGGCTCACCTTTCAGCTAGTCTTCAAGTTGGGCGCTCCCCTGGCAGACGGTATTGACGCTTTCTTTGGCTGGTTAGGGGAGAGCGCTTCTTCTTGGCTGGGTAATGCGGGGGCGGCGGAGTGGTTGGTTTCCCTGGTCAAGGATGGAATTATAGGCGGTGTGGGTTCGGTGCTGGTCTTCCTGCCCAACATCATGCTGCTCTTCCTGGCCCTCTCGTTCCTAGAGGACACGGGTTATATGGCGCGGGCAGCCTTCGTCATGGACCGCCTCATGCACACCTTCGGGTTACACGGTAAGTCCTTCATTCCCATGTTGCTGGGTTTCGGCTGCAACGTTCCGGCTATCATGGCTACCCGTACCCTGGAGAACGAGAAAGACCGCATACTTACCATCCTGGTGAACCCTCTGATGTCCTGCACGGCACGCCTGCCCATCTACGTGCTTTTTACCGGGGCTTTCTTCGCCGAGAGGTACCGCGGGACGGTAATCTTTTCCCTCTACCTCCTGGGTATAATCCTGGCCCTGCTGGTGGCCGTCCTCTTCAAGAACACCCTCTTCAAGGGGGCGGTGGCTCCTTTCATCATGGAGCTCCCACCGTATCGGTTGCCCTCGATTAAGAGCCTGCTTTTGCACATGTGGGAGCGCAGTCGCGTCTTCCTTACCAAGGCCGGGACCATCATCTTCGCCGGCGTGATACTGGTGTGGCTCTTGGCCTCCCTGCCTCTGGGGGTAGAGTACGGCAGCGCCGAGAGTCTGGTGGGCCGGCTGGGTCAGGTTTTTGCCCCTCTTCTGAAACCGGCAGGTTTCGGTGAG
It encodes:
- a CDS encoding DUF5652 family protein — translated: METITIQIPYFKPWVLVLILAWSLFWKGWALWRSARNDQRGWFIILLLVNTVGVLDIIYLLTWGRRRPVWGRRWW
- a CDS encoding DtxR family transcriptional regulator; the encoded protein is MEATYTPAAEDYLETFYLLSLRKKVVRVKDVAAHLGVKMPSVVTAVKALAEKGLVQQERYGYIELTPKGLVVAREVYERHKTWYSFLTDILGLDPATAERDACKLEHHVSSSTLERLGKLVSFVRECPHGSRFIANFQEFSSSGERPNFCPGCGTGQKLLSELKAGEKARVVRVGGQDMLRKRLLGMGLTPGEELVVKRIAPLGDPIDIQVRNYDLSLRKEEARVVVVEVI
- a CDS encoding FeoA family protein yields the protein MFPLTASLPGSRVRILQVLGGRGMQQRLWHMGLRPGTELRVIANAGGGPVLVAANGGARFGLGWGMAQRILVEEVREAAVHE
- the feoB gene encoding ferrous iron transport protein B, producing MSKSAGVVALAGNPNVGKTCIFNALTGLRQKVGNWPGVTVEKKEGVFLVDGQEVMVVDLPGIYGLTPYSIDEKIARDFLLKEKPGAVVAVVDTTNLERNLYLVVELLELGANLVLDLNMIDRVEGQGIRIDKEKLSRGLGGVPVVETAAHKGFGVEALKKVVLEAIQKGKREEFKVDYGSEAETAIGELAGLLEDKVASLGFSPRWTAIKLLEGDPEVQELVKQQGGEEILKMARQLAVSLEKKLGSDPETFFAERRYGFIRGLVRQAVAATEKDLAARLTLSDRLDRILTSRVLGIPIFLLLMWLTFQLVFKLGAPLADGIDAFFGWLGESASSWLGNAGAAEWLVSLVKDGIIGGVGSVLVFLPNIMLLFLALSFLEDTGYMARAAFVMDRLMHTFGLHGKSFIPMLLGFGCNVPAIMATRTLENEKDRILTILVNPLMSCTARLPIYVLFTGAFFAERYRGTVIFSLYLLGIILALLVAVLFKNTLFKGAVAPFIMELPPYRLPSIKSLLLHMWERSRVFLTKAGTIIFAGVILVWLLASLPLGVEYGSAESLVGRLGQVFAPLLKPAGFGEYQAAVALIFGILAKEIVVGTLGTLYGVGEEGLASVLPEHFDPASAYAFMVMSLIYIPCLATIATIKREAGWKWAAFAVFYSLTLGWVVAVVFYQILRHFWV